A stretch of the Thiocystis violascens DSM 198 genome encodes the following:
- a CDS encoding ISAs1 family transposase yields MCDLSVERSIAHHFAPLDEPRSAIQRRHLLSEMIVITIAASFSGADGWVGVETFGQAKEAWLRTFLKLPAGIPSHDTFGRVFALIDPAQFAACFRQWSASVAELIPEEIIAVDGKTLRRSHSRGKGLAALHLVSAWATANRVVLGQVATDAKSNEITAIPRLLEWLKLEGCIVTIDAMGCQTKIAAQIIHQGGDYVLALKGNQETLAAEVEEAFIDADARGYAGVDSAFLETVERGHGRLETRRYQTLGDLSGVPHSASWEAMNMIGMVESRREVAGKVSVETRYFIGSIGTSAARFAHAVRGHWGIENGLHWNLDIAFREDECRVRDPVARENLAVLRHLALSRLKNDGTKLGIQNKRLKAGWDESYLSKLLFESPQRKGDADTSVPANVSSA; encoded by the coding sequence ATGTGCGACTTGAGTGTGGAGCGATCGATTGCGCACCATTTTGCCCCGCTGGACGAGCCGCGCAGCGCGATCCAACGACGGCACCTCTTAAGTGAGATGATCGTGATCACCATCGCGGCGTCCTTCAGTGGCGCCGACGGTTGGGTGGGTGTCGAGACGTTCGGACAGGCCAAGGAGGCGTGGCTGCGCACGTTTCTGAAACTGCCCGCGGGCATTCCGTCGCACGACACCTTCGGGCGGGTGTTTGCGCTCATCGATCCCGCACAGTTTGCCGCCTGCTTTCGCCAATGGAGCGCGTCGGTGGCCGAACTGATCCCCGAAGAGATCATTGCCGTCGATGGCAAGACCCTGCGCCGCTCCCACAGCCGCGGCAAGGGCTTGGCGGCGTTGCACCTGGTCAGTGCCTGGGCGACGGCCAATCGGGTGGTGCTCGGACAGGTCGCCACCGACGCCAAATCCAATGAGATCACGGCCATTCCACGTCTGCTGGAGTGGCTGAAGCTGGAGGGCTGCATCGTCACCATCGACGCCATGGGCTGCCAGACCAAGATTGCCGCGCAGATCATCCACCAGGGAGGGGACTATGTGCTCGCGCTCAAAGGCAACCAGGAAACGCTGGCCGCCGAGGTCGAGGAGGCGTTCATCGACGCCGACGCCAGAGGCTACGCCGGTGTCGATTCGGCATTCCTCGAAACCGTCGAGCGAGGGCATGGTCGTCTCGAAACCCGTCGCTACCAAACCTTGGGCGATCTTTCCGGCGTGCCGCACAGCGCCTCGTGGGAGGCAATGAACATGATCGGCATGGTTGAATCGCGCCGTGAGGTCGCCGGCAAGGTCTCGGTCGAGACCCGCTATTTCATTGGCAGCATCGGCACCAGCGCCGCGCGCTTTGCCCACGCAGTACGCGGTCACTGGGGCATCGAAAACGGGTTGCATTGGAATCTCGATATCGCCTTTCGTGAGGATGAGTGCCGTGTCCGCGATCCGGTGGCGCGCGAGAATCTTGCCGTCCTGCGTCACCTCGCCCTCTCGCGCCTCAAGAATGACGGCACCAAGCTCGGCATCCAGAACAAACGCTTGAAAGCCGGTTGGGACGAGTCCTACCTGTCGAAATTGCTCTTCGAGTCGCCTCAGAGGAAGGGCGACGCTGATACATCGGTACCCGCTAATGTTAGCAGCGCTTGA
- a CDS encoding ThiF family adenylyltransferase, with translation MTANFNYTEAFSRNIGWITDAEQQILRGKRVAIAGMGGVGGAHLLTLTRLGVGKFYIADLDTFELANFNRQVGATTATLGQQKVEVLFRQALEINPELDLRMFPTGLNTDNLDDFLRDVDLFVDGLDFFAPDIRSLAFGRCHALGIPAITAGPIGMGAPYLIFLPGGMSFEQYFRLDGQPVERQYVNFLLGLTPTALHRGYLVEPGRLNLAGRSGPSTGMACQLCAGIVGIEALKILLGRSPVHAAPWYQIFDAYRGRYIRGRLRWGNRGPLQTIKRWIAYRAVRQRLAQERSAALI, from the coding sequence GCAGCAGATTCTGCGCGGCAAACGGGTGGCCATTGCCGGTATGGGCGGCGTTGGCGGAGCACATCTCCTGACCCTGACACGGCTAGGTGTCGGAAAATTTTACATCGCCGATTTGGATACCTTCGAACTCGCTAATTTTAACCGACAGGTCGGAGCGACCACTGCGACGCTTGGCCAGCAAAAGGTAGAAGTTCTTTTTCGTCAGGCGCTTGAGATCAACCCGGAACTCGATCTGCGGATGTTTCCGACAGGCTTAAATACCGATAACCTTGATGATTTTCTTCGAGACGTGGATTTATTTGTCGATGGGCTGGATTTTTTCGCGCCGGACATCCGCTCTCTGGCGTTCGGTCGCTGTCATGCGCTTGGCATTCCGGCAATTACCGCCGGACCGATCGGCATGGGTGCGCCCTATCTGATTTTTCTGCCGGGCGGGATGAGTTTCGAGCAATATTTCCGCCTGGACGGCCAGCCTGTCGAGCGACAGTATGTCAATTTTTTACTCGGTTTGACTCCGACCGCACTCCATCGCGGATATCTGGTCGAACCGGGTCGGCTCAATCTGGCCGGTCGATCTGGACCCTCGACGGGGATGGCCTGCCAGCTCTGCGCCGGGATTGTCGGAATCGAGGCGTTGAAGATCCTGCTCGGCCGCTCGCCGGTCCATGCAGCGCCCTGGTACCAGATCTTCGATGCCTATCGCGGCCGCTACATCCGCGGCAGACTGCGCTGGGGAAACCGCGGCCCCCTACAGACCATCAAAAGGTGGATTGCCTATCGCGCGGTGCGTCAGCGACTAGCGCAAGAACGATCCGCCGCATTGATTTGA
- a CDS encoding PEP-CTERM sorting domain-containing protein has product MGNLDVGGSQLQQSSDSLEGYGANWFFRFDYQINGYSTASVSSPIDMTTVTLGQEFLANEGLIPTFTDGILKIFIDAPSAASPLNSRNNQQVLEMKLTNGGAEIANLDLLGYVDYTWYELLPVDSFIEDLFNFQVPKNGLTSFYDIWKHAQVNNLADAAINWDLNTNLTPNLIPMVGGNGNYPVALVNNAPPCAAGTACRSTALNTDIGFYVPEPGSLALLGAGLFGFGGMKRAASRRRQQP; this is encoded by the coding sequence ATGGGAAACCTGGATGTCGGCGGCTCGCAGTTACAACAAAGCTCGGACAGCCTTGAGGGCTACGGGGCGAATTGGTTTTTCCGATTCGATTATCAAATCAATGGCTATTCTACTGCTTCTGTTTCCAGTCCAATCGACATGACGACCGTGACTTTAGGGCAGGAATTTCTGGCCAATGAGGGCTTAATCCCGACCTTTACAGACGGCATTCTTAAAATCTTCATCGATGCACCCAGTGCTGCGTCTCCTCTGAATTCAAGAAATAATCAGCAAGTTCTTGAAATGAAGCTGACAAATGGAGGGGCCGAGATTGCTAACCTGGATCTGCTCGGTTATGTCGATTACACGTGGTATGAACTTCTACCTGTCGATTCGTTTATCGAGGATCTTTTTAACTTCCAGGTTCCAAAGAATGGCCTGACGTCCTTTTACGATATCTGGAAGCATGCGCAAGTCAACAATCTGGCTGATGCAGCGATCAACTGGGATCTCAATACCAATCTCACGCCGAATTTGATTCCCATGGTTGGCGGGAACGGTAATTATCCGGTCGCATTGGTTAATAATGCTCCCCCCTGCGCAGCAGGAACAGCCTGCCGCTCGACCGCGTTAAATACGGATATCGGTTTTTATGTCCCCGAGCCTGGTTCGCTGGCACTGCTGGGGGCCGGTCTGTT